The proteins below are encoded in one region of Sphingobium yanoikuyae:
- a CDS encoding tape measure protein — translation MEVRFRANMRDLERELQRLTRINSRAAQQMADAHKRAAKAAESAWNNNAILSGLQRQIGAMGPQLRAMSATIAGLFAGHEALQAAETWTRFTNSLKVAGVEGNNLKVVQDQLYESAIANGVAIEPLGTLYSRLSQSAGELGASQSQLLKFSNGVTAALRVQGGDAASASGALLQMSQALAGGVVHAEEFNSINEGARPILEAVARGNEKYSGSVAKLRAAMLDGKLSSKEFFDSFLKGSASLEAQAAKAPLTVAQAMTNLHTAFTKFVGETDAAYGVTERIGQAVGTLSQNLGVLAQSIAVVGALYAATFVPALGRASALIVAGSVATVRSTAASIADTAALITRTAAIYNVSRASAAATVASRGLAAALAMMGGPIGIAIMAIGAAIAYLGTSSVNAALETEALSRSIDTVTKKREEAEAAESKAKVATDNMSAAQRSQLERTAKLTNQVSLLATEYGRLAVEAKRAAVEMSAQQWVKANDDFLKAKGSAEAVRPRHARGETSGSYARREEEWKRSDEYQTAHTAWQNRNWALDEYGKVRGQNALEFAPKPVAAAVDGSKKPGKAKTAPKDRGDDAVAAAEREYRDALAASAQTADERHKYALEALAAERDEKLRQLEKQVGEKSIKDADAAKVKATIEATYQQKVANAEAERKLEVDQRAREQAQAGADLANEAARIEADNLTEAARYERDTRKRHAMERSALAKKQAAEDAAFRLQQDQLALDREKAGWTKEVIDRLRRDAEANREAQKAGERTSLDRDQQHDRPTTIAGQIDDYAKSFGTLNEQLGNIAAGAIDNISRGLTDAVMGAKSFKEAFGDMAKAVIAQLIEMAIRFAIFEAIGMAFGVPGLGRASLGMSSSTPIARNAKGTDRFAGGLSMVGENGPELAYLPAGTQIAPNNLLRNALSGGLGAASTTNNNYYNTTVNANDSVLTETVKSWIDQSQAQTMVAVERKIGRGQTDAQRNRLVRK, via the coding sequence ATGGAAGTCCGCTTCCGCGCCAATATGCGCGATTTAGAGCGCGAACTTCAACGTCTTACCCGGATCAACAGCCGCGCGGCACAGCAGATGGCCGATGCGCACAAGCGCGCAGCAAAGGCTGCCGAAAGCGCGTGGAACAACAACGCGATCCTGTCTGGGTTGCAGCGCCAGATCGGAGCGATGGGGCCTCAGCTTCGCGCGATGTCCGCTACTATCGCTGGCCTGTTTGCGGGGCATGAAGCCCTACAGGCGGCGGAAACGTGGACCCGGTTCACCAACAGCCTGAAAGTTGCTGGTGTAGAGGGCAACAACCTTAAGGTTGTCCAAGACCAGCTTTACGAAAGCGCCATTGCCAATGGCGTTGCGATCGAACCCCTTGGCACCCTGTATTCCCGCTTGTCGCAGTCGGCCGGTGAGTTGGGCGCAAGCCAGTCCCAGCTTCTCAAATTTTCTAATGGTGTGACTGCCGCACTTCGTGTGCAGGGCGGCGACGCGGCATCTGCATCCGGCGCTTTGTTGCAGATGTCGCAGGCGTTGGCCGGTGGCGTGGTCCATGCAGAAGAATTCAACTCGATCAACGAAGGCGCGCGCCCGATCCTTGAAGCCGTTGCGCGCGGTAATGAGAAATATAGCGGTTCGGTCGCCAAGCTGCGCGCGGCGATGCTCGACGGCAAGCTGTCGTCCAAGGAATTCTTCGACAGCTTCCTCAAAGGATCGGCCAGCCTTGAGGCGCAGGCCGCCAAGGCACCGCTAACGGTCGCGCAGGCGATGACCAATTTGCATACCGCCTTCACGAAATTCGTGGGTGAAACTGATGCCGCCTATGGTGTGACCGAGCGGATCGGTCAGGCGGTCGGCACTCTGTCGCAGAACCTTGGCGTTCTAGCCCAATCCATTGCGGTCGTCGGCGCGCTCTATGCCGCAACTTTCGTTCCTGCGCTGGGACGGGCGTCAGCCCTCATTGTCGCTGGTTCGGTGGCCACGGTTCGTAGCACCGCCGCATCGATTGCCGATACCGCTGCCCTCATCACTCGCACGGCGGCCATCTATAATGTGTCCCGCGCTTCGGCCGCCGCAACCGTCGCATCGCGCGGTCTGGCGGCAGCCCTTGCTATGATGGGCGGTCCCATCGGCATTGCCATCATGGCGATCGGTGCCGCCATTGCCTACCTCGGGACGTCGTCGGTGAATGCCGCGCTAGAAACAGAGGCGCTGAGCCGGTCGATCGACACGGTCACAAAAAAGCGCGAGGAGGCTGAGGCCGCCGAAAGCAAGGCCAAGGTCGCCACCGATAATATGTCGGCTGCCCAGCGGTCGCAGTTGGAGCGCACTGCGAAGCTAACTAATCAGGTTTCGCTCTTGGCGACAGAATATGGTCGCCTTGCGGTGGAGGCAAAGCGCGCAGCGGTCGAAATGTCGGCGCAGCAGTGGGTCAAGGCCAACGACGATTTCCTGAAAGCAAAGGGCTCGGCCGAAGCTGTGCGCCCGCGTCATGCTCGTGGCGAGACTTCCGGCTCTTACGCGCGGCGTGAGGAGGAGTGGAAGAGGTCCGACGAGTATCAGACAGCCCACACTGCTTGGCAGAACCGAAACTGGGCGCTCGACGAATATGGGAAGGTGCGCGGCCAGAATGCGCTAGAATTTGCACCAAAGCCGGTCGCGGCGGCGGTCGACGGTAGCAAAAAGCCCGGAAAAGCCAAGACTGCGCCCAAGGATCGCGGTGATGATGCAGTCGCCGCAGCCGAGCGCGAATATCGTGATGCACTGGCCGCATCCGCGCAAACTGCCGATGAACGTCACAAATATGCGCTGGAAGCCTTGGCTGCCGAGCGTGATGAAAAACTGCGCCAGCTAGAAAAGCAGGTCGGTGAAAAATCTATCAAGGACGCCGATGCGGCCAAGGTCAAAGCGACCATCGAAGCCACCTATCAGCAGAAGGTCGCCAACGCTGAGGCTGAACGAAAACTGGAGGTCGATCAGCGTGCCCGCGAACAGGCGCAGGCCGGGGCTGACCTTGCCAATGAGGCGGCGCGGATCGAGGCGGACAATCTCACCGAAGCCGCACGATATGAGCGCGACACCCGCAAGCGTCATGCGATGGAACGCAGCGCCCTTGCGAAAAAGCAGGCGGCAGAAGACGCGGCGTTCAGGCTTCAGCAGGATCAGCTTGCCCTCGACCGCGAAAAGGCCGGTTGGACCAAAGAGGTTATTGACCGTCTGCGTCGTGATGCGGAAGCCAATCGAGAAGCTCAGAAAGCGGGTGAACGCACGTCTCTTGACCGCGATCAACAGCATGACCGTCCGACAACCATCGCCGGTCAGATCGACGATTATGCGAAATCATTTGGGACGTTGAATGAGCAGCTTGGCAACATTGCTGCTGGCGCGATCGACAACATATCGCGCGGCCTGACCGACGCCGTGATGGGAGCGAAATCCTTCAAGGAAGCCTTTGGTGATATGGCGAAGGCTGTCATCGCGCAGCTTATCGAGATGGCGATCCGGTTCGCGATCTTCGAAGCGATCGGCATGGCGTTCGGTGTGCCGGGGCTGGGTCGGGCGTCGCTTGGTATGAGTTCGTCCACTCCGATCGCGCGAAACGCGAAAGGCACCGATCGCTTTGCGGGCGGCTTGAGCATGGTCGGCGAAAATGGTCCAGAATTGGCTTACCTTCCCGCAGGCACCCAGATTGCGCCGAACAACCTGTTGCGCAATGCATTGTCGGGCGGGTTAGGGGCTGCGAGCACCACCAACAACAATTATTACAATACAACAGTCAACGCGAATGACTCGGTTCTGACTGAAACGGTCAAATCGTGGATCGATCAATCGCAGGCGCAAACGATGGTTGCGGTCGAACGTAAGATCGGACGTGGTCAAACGGACGCGCAGCGAAACCGGCTAGTTCGGAAATAA
- a CDS encoding gene transfer agent family protein, with product MEAVRSARLVNQFVGEGYFDLCLRIDELIALQEKTAAGPSALFNRFVRGEWIIQEVVEVVRLGLIGGGMHAKEAFDLVNRVIIPGYYHEYAILAGSILSASLFGLDMEGDDDEGEAMAPAMD from the coding sequence ATGGAGGCGGTTCGATCAGCCCGTCTGGTCAATCAGTTCGTGGGCGAAGGCTATTTTGACCTTTGCTTGCGGATTGATGAACTGATCGCGCTTCAGGAAAAGACGGCAGCCGGTCCCAGCGCGCTGTTCAATCGTTTTGTGCGTGGCGAGTGGATAATCCAAGAAGTGGTCGAGGTCGTCAGGCTGGGACTGATCGGCGGTGGTATGCACGCCAAGGAAGCCTTCGACCTCGTCAACCGGGTCATCATACCCGGCTACTACCACGAATATGCGATCCTTGCCGGATCGATCCTGTCCGCCTCGCTGTTCGGCCTCGATATGGAGGGCGACGACGATGAGGGGGAAGCGATGGCCCCAGCGATGGATTGA
- a CDS encoding phage tail tube protein: MAAITTARGYQYTVQVGNGATPTEVFAHPALINTTRGITMTVNAASAEVVDATNQALPATTVRIAQSTDSKIDAAGMLHTSSLKEYMDMVATGKVTNLKFTGPGATITGPYILTSFQITGDRVEMVECTMTFEQAGAVTVTATV, encoded by the coding sequence ATGGCTGCAATTACTACCGCTCGCGGTTACCAGTATACCGTTCAGGTTGGCAATGGCGCGACCCCCACTGAAGTTTTCGCACATCCTGCGTTGATCAACACCACCCGTGGCATCACCATGACGGTCAACGCTGCGAGCGCTGAAGTCGTCGACGCCACCAATCAGGCGCTGCCCGCCACCACTGTCCGTATTGCCCAGTCAACCGACAGCAAGATCGACGCGGCCGGTATGCTGCACACCTCTTCGCTCAAAGAATATATGGACATGGTCGCGACCGGCAAGGTCACGAACCTCAAGTTCACCGGACCCGGTGCAACCATCACCGGCCCTTACATTCTGACCTCGTTTCAGATTACCGGTGACCGTGTTGAGATGGTCGAATGCACGATGACCTTTGAGCAGGCCGGTGCTGTCACGGTTACGGCCACTGTATAA
- a CDS encoding HK97 gp10 family phage protein → MANMWSLDIDMRQFADDLRRLPAQMHDAAASVNKKSADEFERTVRRNMPRSDEGPHIADTIGHTLGDAKYAEHIVAIGNDQLPYSAALEFGHTLNGQWIEGAHVWQPSKKLVVRKHRKALVRALRKLIRNAVGM, encoded by the coding sequence ATGGCTAACATGTGGTCCCTCGATATCGATATGCGCCAGTTCGCCGATGACCTGCGGCGTCTACCCGCGCAAATGCACGATGCTGCGGCCAGCGTGAACAAGAAGTCGGCCGATGAATTCGAACGGACCGTGCGCCGCAATATGCCTCGCTCGGACGAAGGCCCACATATTGCCGACACCATCGGACACACGTTGGGCGATGCCAAATATGCTGAGCATATCGTCGCCATTGGTAACGATCAGCTTCCATATTCGGCAGCGCTGGAATTCGGCCACACGCTCAACGGCCAGTGGATCGAAGGCGCACATGTCTGGCAGCCTTCGAAGAAACTGGTTGTTCGCAAGCATCGCAAGGCGCTGGTTCGTGCGCTGCGTAAACTGATCCGAAACGCGGTGGGTATGTGA
- a CDS encoding head-tail adaptor protein yields MAWRAPGAGALGDRVTIRRRSSVSDNMGGCEDSWVDLLVDQPARIVQTRGGESVQSQRLSGLAPADILMRRANDTLAITSADIAVDARTGQTYNIKWVGSLEDGRKSFLLLACTAGEVTNG; encoded by the coding sequence ATGGCTTGGCGCGCGCCGGGGGCGGGAGCGCTGGGTGATCGTGTGACCATCCGTCGCCGATCCAGTGTCTCAGACAACATGGGTGGCTGTGAAGATAGCTGGGTTGACCTGCTGGTCGATCAGCCTGCGCGCATCGTCCAGACACGCGGCGGCGAAAGCGTCCAGTCTCAGCGGTTGAGCGGCCTTGCGCCAGCCGACATCCTCATGCGTCGCGCCAACGACACACTGGCGATCACCTCGGCTGACATCGCCGTCGATGCCCGGACTGGTCAGACCTACAACATCAAATGGGTGGGATCACTGGAGGATGGCCGCAAATCCTTCCTGCTGCTGGCTTGCACAGCGGGGGAGGTGACCAATGGCTAA
- a CDS encoding head-tail connector protein, with translation MNWTKLKRIAAPTIPVLTVDDVKRHLNIAHSDEDTLIEVLIDVAAEAIDGPNGIGLALLPQQWRLSLDRLDSVITLPLHPVQSVQSVTVYPDGWTSGIIIEPDSYHLDTDQRPARIIFDTKVAGWNAPVKIEFTAGYLTPDDVPADLKHVIRLLVGHYYMHREATSEAAIKEIPMAVASILQRHAGF, from the coding sequence ATGAATTGGACCAAACTCAAGCGTATCGCTGCCCCCACGATCCCCGTTTTGACCGTCGACGACGTCAAGCGCCACCTCAATATTGCCCACAGCGATGAGGACACGCTGATCGAAGTCCTGATCGATGTTGCTGCGGAAGCGATCGATGGTCCGAATGGTATCGGACTGGCCCTCTTGCCCCAACAGTGGCGATTGTCGCTCGACCGTCTCGATAGCGTGATCACCCTGCCGCTGCACCCGGTCCAGTCAGTCCAGTCTGTCACAGTCTACCCCGATGGATGGACCAGTGGGATCATCATCGAACCGGATTCCTACCATCTCGACACGGATCAGCGCCCGGCGCGGATCATCTTCGATACAAAAGTCGCAGGCTGGAATGCGCCAGTAAAAATCGAATTCACCGCAGGCTACCTGACACCCGATGACGTTCCCGCCGACCTCAAGCATGTGATCCGCCTGCTGGTCGGCCATTATTACATGCATCGGGAGGCGACGTCGGAAGCGGCCATCAAGGAAATTCCGATGGCTGTAGCGTCGATCCTCCAGCGCCATGCCGGTTTTTGA
- a CDS encoding phage major capsid protein, whose product MNANELRLKSDEIANQARALLNTVTDENRGEKEAEFDRMMDDADAFAARAERMAGAEARSREWSAIATEIPSQSVEVEARSGGLSEEDVRAGIFNEYLRGVVSSAEVRAAGVATNAAGGFTVPTDLSSTLIETMKAYGPLNVGGPVNYLMTESGNPLNFATNNDTANKATLIAENTQAADSDVTFGQISLGAYKLTSGVFKVSSELIADSAINITQFVGQAIGERFGRGINELLTTGTGTAQPQGIVTGASVGKTAAATNGITYDELIDLYHSIDPAYRGNFAFMFHDDVLKVLRKLKDGEGRYVWTPANGPIAETIVGRPYFINNDMEATLATGKRTVLGGDFSKYTARMAGGLSIKRLDERYADSDQVGFVGFARIDGKVMDPSAIKVLVQA is encoded by the coding sequence ATGAATGCAAATGAACTTCGTCTGAAGTCGGATGAAATTGCCAATCAGGCACGCGCTCTGCTCAATACTGTCACCGACGAAAATCGTGGTGAAAAGGAAGCCGAATTTGACCGTATGATGGACGACGCTGATGCGTTCGCCGCACGCGCGGAGCGCATGGCAGGCGCGGAAGCCCGCAGCCGTGAATGGTCGGCCATCGCCACCGAAATTCCGTCCCAGTCCGTTGAGGTCGAAGCCCGTTCCGGTGGTCTATCGGAAGAGGATGTCCGCGCCGGTATCTTCAATGAGTATCTGCGCGGCGTGGTTTCGTCTGCTGAGGTCCGCGCCGCTGGTGTTGCGACCAATGCCGCCGGTGGTTTCACCGTCCCGACCGACCTGTCATCGACCCTGATCGAAACCATGAAGGCCTATGGTCCGCTCAACGTCGGTGGCCCGGTCAACTATCTGATGACCGAGTCCGGTAACCCGCTGAATTTCGCGACCAACAACGACACCGCGAACAAGGCGACCCTGATCGCAGAAAACACGCAGGCCGCAGATAGTGACGTGACATTTGGCCAGATCAGCCTTGGCGCTTACAAGCTGACGAGCGGCGTTTTCAAGGTTTCGAGCGAACTGATCGCAGACAGCGCGATTAACATCACCCAGTTCGTTGGGCAGGCGATCGGCGAGCGTTTCGGGCGTGGAATTAACGAACTGCTTACCACGGGCACCGGCACTGCTCAGCCGCAGGGCATCGTGACCGGCGCTTCGGTCGGTAAGACTGCTGCCGCCACCAACGGTATCACCTATGATGAACTGATTGACCTCTATCACTCGATCGATCCTGCCTATCGTGGCAACTTCGCCTTCATGTTCCATGACGATGTCCTCAAGGTGCTGCGCAAGTTGAAGGATGGTGAAGGCCGCTATGTCTGGACCCCGGCGAACGGGCCGATCGCGGAAACCATTGTCGGTCGTCCTTACTTCATCAACAACGACATGGAAGCCACTCTTGCCACTGGCAAGCGCACCGTCCTCGGTGGTGACTTCTCGAAGTATACCGCCCGTATGGCCGGTGGCCTTTCGATCAAGCGTCTCGACGAACGCTATGCCGATAGCGATCAGGTCGGTTTCGTCGGCTTCGCGCGTATCGACGGCAAGGTGATGGACCCCAGCGCCATCAAGGTTCTGGTTCAGGCCTAA
- a CDS encoding HK97 family phage prohead protease, whose translation MQNETRHMALTDFELREATAEQKRGYGYAAMFNSDSLDLGGFIERIEPGAFARSLAEVAAGTRNIYALWAHDTSLPLGSTRSGKLVLGEDARGLTFDLSVDRFTDQQRSALEDGDLQVSFGFRVREDRWEKRDGDIIVRSLIDVDLSEISLVINPAYPSTEAALRSLDDWRSSQKVAEPFKEGDVSTELVKRYLLFRLGRRGL comes from the coding sequence ATGCAGAATGAAACCCGCCATATGGCGCTGACCGACTTTGAACTTCGTGAAGCCACCGCCGAACAGAAGCGCGGATATGGCTATGCCGCCATGTTCAACAGCGACAGCCTTGATCTTGGTGGCTTTATCGAACGCATCGAACCCGGCGCGTTCGCCAGATCGCTGGCCGAAGTCGCCGCTGGCACCCGCAACATCTATGCGCTGTGGGCGCACGACACTTCATTGCCGCTGGGGTCTACCCGATCAGGCAAGCTGGTGCTGGGTGAGGATGCGCGCGGCCTGACCTTCGACCTGTCGGTCGATCGGTTCACTGACCAGCAGCGTAGCGCCCTTGAGGATGGCGATCTTCAGGTCAGCTTCGGCTTCCGCGTCCGCGAAGATCGTTGGGAAAAGCGTGATGGCGACATCATCGTCCGCAGCCTGATTGACGTCGACCTCAGCGAAATCAGTTTGGTGATCAACCCGGCTTATCCCTCGACTGAAGCGGCTCTTCGCAGTCTGGATGATTGGCGTTCAAGTCAAAAGGTCGCTGAGCCCTTCAAGGAAGGCGATGTTTCGACGGAATTGGTGAAGCGGTATCTGTTGTTCAGGCTCGGTCGGCGCGGCCTATAA
- a CDS encoding phage portal protein translates to MLFNIFGAERRSHSLENPSVSLTDASAWSAFFNTASSLTGETITFEKALSIPAVWAAVNVIAGTIAHLPFHLFKTQGAVTEKDSANPLYRVIHDRPNDIHTSYAFRKMLVSRLLLDGRFLSIIVADGAGRTTGLIPVPVSKVTIRQQISARGLSRSYTIDGVTYSHTQILDFTLLVADDGVSTISPLVVHRDTFGLMLAAERYASTLLVNGGVPPLALETPAASSPEANTRASEQISTIIAANKRHANKVLPLPTGFSLTPIGVNARDQQLLELRQFQIGEVARILNIAPAMLHDLSTGTYSNVEQQNLNFAQHTIVPLVELIEQEMNAKLFGKKNSNSFVEFDLDGLQRGDFTSRMTGLAMAVNTALITPNEARALDNRPPLEGGDELMIQGATVRLKAQPDTAASEAAQTQPEHQQPATQDETNPVEDNENAE, encoded by the coding sequence ATGCTGTTCAACATTTTTGGAGCCGAGCGTCGGTCACATAGTCTAGAAAATCCGAGCGTTTCGCTGACTGATGCCAGCGCGTGGTCTGCGTTTTTCAATACCGCCTCATCACTGACCGGCGAAACCATCACGTTCGAAAAGGCGCTGTCGATCCCTGCCGTTTGGGCGGCGGTCAACGTGATCGCGGGCACCATCGCTCATCTGCCGTTCCACCTGTTCAAGACCCAAGGTGCGGTCACCGAGAAGGACAGCGCCAATCCGCTCTATCGGGTGATCCACGATCGGCCCAACGACATCCATACGTCATATGCTTTCCGCAAAATGCTGGTCAGCCGCCTGCTGCTGGATGGTCGCTTCCTGTCGATCATCGTCGCCGATGGCGCTGGTCGCACGACTGGCCTGATCCCGGTTCCAGTGTCCAAGGTCACGATCAGGCAGCAGATTAGTGCCCGTGGGCTGTCACGATCTTACACGATCGACGGTGTCACATATAGTCACACCCAAATTCTCGATTTCACCCTGCTGGTGGCCGATGATGGCGTCTCGACCATATCGCCGTTGGTCGTCCATCGCGACACGTTCGGGCTGATGCTGGCTGCCGAACGCTACGCTTCGACGCTGCTGGTCAATGGTGGCGTGCCGCCGCTGGCGTTGGAGACGCCCGCTGCGTCCTCCCCAGAAGCGAACACCCGTGCCAGCGAACAGATTTCCACGATCATCGCGGCAAATAAGCGTCATGCCAATAAGGTGCTGCCGCTTCCCACCGGTTTCAGCCTAACGCCCATCGGCGTCAATGCCCGCGACCAGCAACTGCTGGAACTGCGCCAGTTCCAAATCGGTGAAGTGGCGCGAATCCTCAATATCGCGCCCGCCATGCTGCACGACCTGTCGACCGGGACATATTCCAACGTCGAACAGCAAAACCTCAATTTCGCGCAGCACACCATCGTCCCGCTGGTTGAACTGATCGAGCAGGAAATGAACGCCAAGCTGTTCGGCAAAAAGAACAGCAACAGCTTCGTCGAATTCGACCTTGATGGCCTCCAACGTGGCGATTTTACCTCGCGGATGACGGGGCTGGCTATGGCGGTCAACACCGCTTTGATCACCCCAAACGAGGCGCGCGCGCTCGACAATCGTCCACCGCTGGAGGGTGGCGACGAATTGATGATCCAAGGCGCGACTGTGCGCCTCAAGGCTCAGCCCGACACCGCAGCATCCGAGGCGGCTCAAACCCAGCCCGAACACCAACAGCCTGCCACGCAGGATGAAACCAATCCTGTGGAGGATAATGAAAATGCAGAATGA
- a CDS encoding terminase large subunit, whose amino-acid sequence MSFAPDAPVILRNPTRADKIIAFLNRLPLVDGVAVGQRFSVDPWLAAWIRAIYEPEYDDGQRVVRKAVLSVARKNAKSYAVAGLLLCHLIGPESVQNGQVFSCAVDRSQARVIFDMCAKMIRMEPQLQHWLQITDSKNTIFVKRTDTKARGSKYRALSADSATKHGLGPTFFVYDEFGEARDDDLWNTMYDGQQAVASPLAVVISTQNHDPEHPLSKLIDDGLSGQSDQIVCHLYAAEEGCALDDREQWLKANPALATWKSWKPIEEAAAEAIRMPAKESNFRRRYLNQRISLTASLISRADWKACEASYELADGEPIYLALDMSKKVDLTALVAVTCGAHDETRTKSWFWKPRDEVEDHVRRDRVRYDLYASQKQLNLSAGRVVSPRDVAAKIVELCGKYDVRALVFDRWGTDELLRIFDDMGFASHRDGEKDETGLKIVAWGQGFKDMTPAIEAFEREILTGALKHDGHPLLTANVMNAQVESDKADGRKFNKIASRFRIDGAVALAMGLGFKARNRPKADAYNPFEDPDFDLLKWAS is encoded by the coding sequence TTGAGTTTTGCGCCTGACGCGCCGGTCATCCTTCGAAACCCGACCCGCGCCGATAAGATCATCGCCTTTCTCAACCGCCTGCCGCTGGTCGACGGGGTCGCGGTTGGACAGCGTTTCTCGGTCGATCCTTGGTTGGCCGCGTGGATACGCGCGATCTATGAACCTGAATATGATGATGGTCAGCGCGTGGTGCGTAAGGCCGTCCTTTCGGTGGCCCGAAAAAACGCGAAGTCATATGCGGTGGCTGGGCTGCTGCTTTGCCACCTAATCGGCCCGGAAAGCGTCCAGAACGGACAGGTTTTCTCATGTGCGGTCGATCGATCACAGGCCCGCGTGATCTTCGACATGTGCGCCAAGATGATCCGAATGGAGCCGCAACTTCAGCATTGGCTCCAGATCACCGATTCCAAGAATACCATCTTCGTCAAACGCACGGACACCAAGGCGCGTGGATCAAAATACCGCGCCCTTTCCGCCGACAGCGCCACCAAGCATGGCCTTGGTCCGACATTCTTCGTCTATGATGAGTTCGGCGAAGCCCGCGATGACGACCTGTGGAACACCATGTATGACGGCCAGCAGGCGGTCGCATCGCCGCTGGCTGTCGTTATCAGCACGCAGAACCACGACCCCGAACATCCACTCTCCAAGCTGATCGACGATGGTCTCAGCGGGCAATCGGACCAGATAGTTTGTCACCTTTATGCCGCCGAAGAGGGGTGCGCGCTCGATGACCGCGAACAATGGCTAAAGGCCAACCCGGCGCTCGCGACGTGGAAATCGTGGAAACCGATAGAGGAAGCTGCTGCCGAAGCCATCCGCATGCCCGCCAAGGAATCCAATTTCCGTCGCCGATATCTCAATCAACGGATCAGCCTGACGGCGTCGTTGATATCTCGCGCCGATTGGAAGGCCTGTGAAGCGTCATATGAACTGGCTGATGGTGAGCCGATCTATCTGGCGCTTGATATGTCGAAAAAGGTCGACCTCACCGCACTGGTGGCTGTGACCTGTGGTGCGCACGATGAAACCCGCACGAAATCGTGGTTCTGGAAGCCGCGAGATGAAGTGGAGGATCATGTCCGCCGCGATCGCGTGCGCTATGACTTATATGCCAGCCAAAAACAGTTGAACCTTTCGGCGGGCAGGGTGGTCAGTCCACGCGATGTCGCAGCCAAGATCGTCGAACTTTGCGGCAAATATGATGTCCGCGCCCTTGTGTTCGATCGCTGGGGCACCGACGAACTGCTGCGTATCTTTGATGACATGGGGTTTGCTTCTCACCGCGACGGCGAAAAAGATGAGACCGGGCTGAAAATCGTCGCATGGGGGCAGGGGTTCAAGGATATGACGCCCGCAATTGAAGCCTTTGAGCGCGAAATTCTCACCGGCGCGCTCAAGCATGACGGGCATCCGCTGCTGACCGCCAATGTGATGAACGCGCAGGTCGAGAGCGACAAAGCAGACGGACGAAAGTTCAACAAGATCGCATCTCGCTTCCGCATCGATGGTGCGGTCGCACTGGCGATGGGACTGGGTTTTAAGGCGCGTAATCGCCCGAAAGCCGATGCCTATAACCCGTTCGAAGACCCTGATTTCGACCTCCTGAAGTGGGCTTCATAG
- a CDS encoding P27 family phage terminase small subunit codes for MARPSKPTEIKLLSGNPGNRPLNLTEPRPTGGPVRPTVMTPAAKKIWAKLVTAMPDGVYTTADSHLLAAYCEAVAAHQRATRKIMEGADEIVGSTGQTKISPWFKEQADSARLIVTLGAKLGLDPVSRQQINGGEDSGRNAYTGDFDIN; via the coding sequence ATGGCACGACCATCAAAACCGACCGAAATCAAGCTACTTAGCGGTAATCCGGGTAACCGACCGCTGAACCTGACCGAGCCGCGTCCTACGGGCGGGCCTGTTCGCCCAACCGTGATGACACCAGCAGCCAAGAAAATCTGGGCCAAGCTGGTCACGGCAATGCCGGATGGCGTTTACACCACCGCCGACAGCCATTTGCTGGCCGCCTATTGTGAGGCTGTCGCCGCGCACCAGCGGGCCACGCGCAAGATCATGGAAGGTGCTGACGAAATCGTCGGTTCGACTGGTCAGACGAAGATCAGCCCTTGGTTCAAAGAGCAGGCCGACAGCGCCCGCCTCATCGTGACACTGGGCGCAAAACTGGGCTTGGACCCAGTCAGCAGACAGCAAATCAATGGAGGCGAGGACAGCGGGCGCAACGCTTATACCGGTGACTTCGACATCAATTGA